Sequence from the Candidatus Sulfotelmatobacter sp. genome:
TGCGCGGAGGCGGTGCCGATCGAGCGCAGCGGCGGATACGCGCCGCCGCGGGCCGGCGCCTGCGCGAGTCCCACCACGGCCCGGCCCGAATCTCCCGGGATGAGGTCGACGGGAACGGTCGCGGCGTCGGCCGAGTAGAGCCAGCCGCGATCCACCAGCACCGCCGCCGTGTCGCCGGCCAGCACCAGCGGCGTCACCACATCGACGCCGGGCGATCCGCCCTGAGCCCGCCCGCTCAGCAGCACCTGGTGCGCGAGGTCGAAGCGCCCGTGAAACGAGACACGCCGGTCGCGCGCCCGAGCGAGCGGCAGCGGGCGATCGCCAGCCTCGATCGGGGGCGCGGCCAGCGCGGCGCGAAGCGCGGCGTTCAGCGCCTGCTTCTCGTGGAGGCGGGAGATCTGCCAGAAGCCCAGGCGCCAGCAGACCGCGGTGCCGGCGAC
This genomic interval carries:
- a CDS encoding SURF1 family protein, with the protein product MNVRSAAAALLVVAGTAVCWRLGFWQISRLHEKQALNAALRAALAAPPIEAGDRPLPLARARDRRVSFHGRFDLAHQVLLSGRAQGGSPGVDVVTPLVLAGDTAAVLVDRGWLYSADAATVPVDLIPGDSGRAVVGLAQAPARGGAYPPLRSIGTASAQVWSVPRLDPDSLRGRVPYALAPYVLRELPGPGVPEHPLRTDPRPFDEIMHVSYAIQWFLFGSILLFGSLLLARSRRSGAGRTVARLDEEAPPAHDGAR